Proteins found in one Triticum aestivum cultivar Chinese Spring chromosome 4D, IWGSC CS RefSeq v2.1, whole genome shotgun sequence genomic segment:
- the LOC123097531 gene encoding CBL-interacting protein kinase 10 has product MVEKKGNILMERYEMGRLLGQGSFAKVYYGRSLKTSQSVAIKVIDKEKIFKCGLMDQVRREISVMKLVKHPNIVQLYEVMATKTKIFFVLEYVKGGELFNKVQRGRLKEDVARKYFQQLNSAVDFCHSRGVYHRDLKPENLLLDENRNLKISDFGLSALAECKRQDGLIHTTCGTPAYVAPELISKKGYDGAKADIWACGVILYVLLAGYLPFQDKNLMDMYKKIYKAELKWPSWFSSDARRLLRRILDPNPGTRISFSEILDNSWFRTGLDKGLISYNTPTEGIVAVDMDPTCDPFSSCTTETIQEATELTNLNAFDIISLSSGFDLSGMFEDKSNKESKFTSTNTAATIITKLEDIAKRLRLRLMKRDGGLLKMQSLQPGRKGVMSIDTEIFQIAPNFHLVEIRKTNGDTLEYQKVKHDMRPALKDIVWAWQGEQP; this is encoded by the coding sequence ATGGTAGAGAAGAAGGGAAATATCTTGATGGAGAGATATGAGATGGGAAGACTGCTGGGGCAAGGGAGCTTTGCTAAAGTTTACTATGGTCGTAGTCTCAAGACTTCACAGAGCGTTGCCATCAAGGTGATCGACAAAGAGAAGATCTTCAAGTGTGGGCTTATGGATCAAGTAAGGCGAGAGATATCTGTAATGAAGTTGGTGAAACATCCAAACATTGTCCAATTGTATGAGGTGATGGCCACCAAAACCAAGATATTTTTTGTGCTAGAGTATGTGAAGGGGGGCGAGCTGTTCAACAAGGTTCAACGAGGAAGGCTGAAAGAAGATGTTGCTCGCAAGTACTTCCAACAGCTCAATAGTGCGGTTGACTTCTGTCACAGCCGAGGCGTCTATCACCGTGACCTGAAGCCTGaaaatcttcttcttgatgagaaCCGCAATTTAAAGATCTCTGACTTTGGTCTGAGTGCACTTGCAGAATGCAAGAGACAAGATGGGCTGATTCACACAACTTGTGGTACCCCTGCATATGTTGCTCCGGAACTGATTAGTAAGAAAGGATATGATGGTGCAAAAGCTGACATCTGGGCTTGTGGAGTCATCTTGTATGTATTGTTGGCTGGTTATCTCCCTTTTCAGGACAAGAATTTGATGGACATGTATAAGAAGATTTACAAAGCAGAACTCAAATGGCCAAGCTGGTTTTCTTCAGATGCCCGGAGGCTTCTGAGGCGTATTCTTGATCCGAACCCCGGTACACGGATCTCCTTTTCAGAGATCTTGGACAATTCTTGGTTCCGGACAGGCCTTGACAAGGGACTGATTAGCTATAACACACCAACGGAGGGCATTGTTGCTGTTGACATGGATCCGACTTGTGATCCATTCAGTAGCTGTACAACCGAGACAATACAAGAAGCAACAGAGCTCACTAACTTGAATGCTTTTGACATCATTTCTCTTTCTTCTGGGTTTGATCTCTCTGGCATGTTTGAGGATAAGTCCAACAAAGAGTCCAAATTCACATCTACCAACACAGCTGCAACAATCATCACAAAGCTTGAAGATATTGCAAAGCGCTTGCGGCTAAGACTCATGAAGAGAGACGGTGGGTTGTTGAAGATGCAGAGCTTGCAACCGGGAAGGAAAGGCGTAATGTCCATAGATACCGAGATATTTCAGATTGCACCAAATTTTCATCTGGTGGAAATCAGGAAGACCAATGGTGATACTCTCGAGTATCAGAAGGTTAAACATGATATGAGACCGGCTTTGAAAGACATTGTTTGGGCTTGGCAAGGTGAGCAGCCCTAG